Sequence from the Thermoanaerobacterium sp. PSU-2 genome:
ATATTATTATTCCGATTGCTATAATTGTCACTGTCATAGCCTTTGTTGCTTTTTGCTTGTTTTGGCTTTGGCAAAGCCTTTTTTATTGATAGGCTTATCCTTCCGCCCTTATCCATAGAAAGAATCTTTACCTTCACCTTGTCGTTTTCTTTCAAAAACTCGTTTATGTCTTTTACATACGTATTAGCAACTTCTGATATATGGACTAGCCCTGTTTTGCCTTCTGGTAATTGAACAAACGCTCCAAAATCTGTGATATTTAGAACAGTTCCTTCAACTACCTCTCCTACCTGAAATGGCATATAAATGTTTATCCTCCCTCTTCTTATTTGATTACTAATATGTTTAATTATATATTAAAAAGTCATTTCTATCAAGCATATTAAAAAAATTCGCCTTAATTCGAGGAATTTTGTGCATCCTTAGCAGTATCTATAAACATTATCTCTCCTTTTTTGATAAGCCCTAATTTTTGCCTGGCTTCATTTTCGATAAATTCATCTGTCTTTATATATTTTATCTGATTGTTTAATTTTTTATTCTCCTCTTCAGCAGCATTTACCTGTGTAATAGCTGCATTCAATTTTTTATCCAACACATTTAATGTTATTTGTTGCTTTACAAGAGTAAATAATATGTACACAACAAAAAGAATCAAAAGAGCAGGTTTTAACTTCATTTTTCTCCTTTGTTTCATGGTTAACATACCTCTCACACATTTTTAGTCTTTTAAATATATTCGACATTTATTAGAAAAATCCTTTATTTTTTTCTCTTAAAAATATTAAAATGTGATATTGTATTATTGATTAACTTACCAGGAATACCCAGTATCCTTGAAATATATCTTACCGGTACCGATAAAATTTTATAAATAGCAACAAATGGATATGACCCAATTTTATATACCCATATCACAGTATTTCTCATGACCTTATAAAAAAATAGCAACAATTTCATCACAATAGGACTTAGAAATATGTTGTACAAAAGTATTCCAATTAAAAGTCCAAGAAATGAGTAAAACCTTATTTCAGCATAATTGCTTACATACAAAAAAAATATAAATACGATTGTAGCCAATATCCAATATATTATATCCCCTATGTCAGTTCCAATCCTCTTTGGTCTTAGTATAAATCTAAACAATTTATATACATCGTATAAAATAGCGATTATTATGCCACCATATAACATGACAAGAAAAGAATAAAGTTGACTCTCAACATTCATTACCATTTACATTATACCTCCTCATATTATATTATATTTATGTAGGAAATTGATATGATTCATTTAATGCGCCAACCGATATTCATTGATAATCTTACACAATCTTCCGTATTAAACTATTTACGAAGTTTAAAAATCTAAACAAAGGAGAAATTGAATATGAGTATTGTATTTGTTTCAGGCCATAAAAATCCAGATACTGATTCCATTTGTTCAGCAATTGCATACGCTAATTTAAAGAGAATAGCCGACAAAATAAATGCGGTACCAGTAAGGCTTGGTCCTATTAACAGAGAAACGCAATTTGTTTTAGACTATTTTAATGTAAATGAACCACTATTGATAGACAATGTATATACTCAGGTTGGCGATATCGCTTATGACAAGCCACTTACTATAAGTGAAAAAGCACCAATGTATGAAGCTTGGAATATTTTATTAAACAACAATTCCAAGACGATTGTGGTAGTAGACGATGAAAATAAATTAAAAGGCATCGCTACTATGGGAGACCTTGCAAAAGCATACCTGACATCATCACACGAGCTGTCAAATTACACTATTCCCGTTGAAAACATCATAAAGACATTAAACGGAAAGCTAATATTAAAAAATGAAGAATTTGTAAGAGGCGACATAATTGTTGCCGCCATGCAAACACAAAGCGTAGTAAGCAGAATAGAACCCGGTATGACGTTAATCGTAGGCAACAGAGAAAACATACAATTAGAATCGATAAAAAAAGGCGCAAAGACTATAATAATCACCGGCGGCGAAGACCCATCTTCCGCAGTCATAGAAGAAGCGAAAAAGTTTGGCTCGACTTTGATAGTAGTACCTTGCGACACTTTTGATACCATAAAGCTTATAAATCAGTGCTTACCTGTGTCATTGATAATGATCAAGGATGACATTGTCACATTTAAAGACAGTGATTACATAGATGATGTAAGACAGACGATGTTAAAATACAGATATAGAAATTTCCCTGTAGTTGATGATGAAGGAAAAATATTGGGTCTATTGGCAAGACGCCACATATTGGACTATGAAAGAAAGAAAATAATACTTGTTGATCACAACGAATTGTCTCAAGCTGTTGACGGGATAGAAGATGCTACTATCCTTGAA
This genomic interval carries:
- the yabQ gene encoding spore cortex biosynthesis protein YabQ, which translates into the protein MVMNVESQLYSFLVMLYGGIIIAILYDVYKLFRFILRPKRIGTDIGDIIYWILATIVFIFFLYVSNYAEIRFYSFLGLLIGILLYNIFLSPIVMKLLLFFYKVMRNTVIWVYKIGSYPFVAIYKILSVPVRYISRILGIPGKLINNTISHFNIFKRKK
- a CDS encoding S1 domain-containing RNA-binding protein, encoding MPFQVGEVVEGTVLNITDFGAFVQLPEGKTGLVHISEVANTYVKDINEFLKENDKVKVKILSMDKGGRISLSIKKALPKPKQAKSNKGYDSDNYSNRNNNISFEERISKFLKDSDERQQQLKKNFDSKRRGGGYKRNASY
- a CDS encoding putative manganese-dependent inorganic diphosphatase; the protein is MSIVFVSGHKNPDTDSICSAIAYANLKRIADKINAVPVRLGPINRETQFVLDYFNVNEPLLIDNVYTQVGDIAYDKPLTISEKAPMYEAWNILLNNNSKTIVVVDDENKLKGIATMGDLAKAYLTSSHELSNYTIPVENIIKTLNGKLILKNEEFVRGDIIVAAMQTQSVVSRIEPGMTLIVGNRENIQLESIKKGAKTIIITGGEDPSSAVIEEAKKFGSTLIVVPCDTFDTIKLINQCLPVSLIMIKDDIVTFKDSDYIDDVRQTMLKYRYRNFPVVDDEGKILGLLARRHILDYERKKIILVDHNELSQAVDGIEDATILEIIDHHRVGGIETNQPILFRNQPVGCSSTIINKIYEERGITPDKRIAGLMCAAILSDTLVFKSPTCTPEDIRAAKKLAEIAEIDIESFGKKMFEAGTSLKGKTVEEIFYTDFKEFLIGNLRVGIGQVNTLSSIGNLKDDLLKFMEEERKNKSFDMLLLMLTDIINEGSLFLFAGNHKELLERAFNINIDDNHFYLPYVISRKKQVVPPIAKAINLK
- a CDS encoding septum formation initiator family protein is translated as MKQRRKMKLKPALLILFVVYILFTLVKQQITLNVLDKKLNAAITQVNAAEEENKKLNNQIKYIKTDEFIENEARQKLGLIKKGEIMFIDTAKDAQNSSN